A window from Citrus sinensis cultivar Valencia sweet orange chromosome 3, DVS_A1.0, whole genome shotgun sequence encodes these proteins:
- the LOC102617966 gene encoding protein TORMOZ EMBRYO DEFECTIVE isoform X1: MASLPLKKSYGCEPVLQQFYGGGPLVVSSDGSFIACACGESINIVDLSNASIKSTIEGGSDTITALALSPDDKLLFSSGHSREIRVWDLSTLKCLRSWKGHDGPAIGMACHPSGGLLATAGADRKVLVWDVDGGFCTHYFKGHKGVVSSILFHPDTDKSLLFSGSDDATVRVWDLLAKKCVATLDKHFSRVTSMAITSDGSALLSAGRDKVVNLWDLRDYSCKLTVPTYEMVEAVCAIPPGSAFDSFLSSYNQQTIKKKCRSLEIHFITVGERGIVRMWNADSACLYEQKSSDVTISSEMDDSKRGFTAATVLPSNQGLLCVTADQQLLLYTTVEVPEKKMELILSKRLVGYNEEILDLKFLGEEEQYLAVATNIEQVQVYDLSSMSCSYVLAGHSEIVLCLDTCALSSGKILIVTGSKDNSVRLWDSESRCCVGVGTGHMGAVGAVAFSKKLQNFLVSGSSDHTIKVWSFDGLSDDAEQPMNLKAKAVVAAHGKDINSLAVAPNDSLVCTGSQDRTACVWRLPDLVSVVTFRGHKRGIWSVEFSPVDQVVITASGDKTIKMWSISDGSCLKTFEGHTSSVLRASFLTRGAQIVSCGADGLVKLWTVRTGECIATYDKHEDKIWALAVGKKTEMFATGGSDALVNLWHDSTAAEREEAFRKEEEAVLRGQELENAVLDADYTKAIQVAFELRRPHKLFELFASVCRKREAELQIEKALHALGKEEIRQLLEYVREWNTKPKLCHVAQFVLFQLFNIHPPTEIIEIKGISDVLEGLIPYTQRHFSRIDRLVRSTFLLDYTLTGMSVIEPDTEAREVKAESLVDSNVHQDANDVVITENVAKEQIESEGKTASKKRKSHKSRESSHKKERRADQTNAAAISLQA; the protein is encoded by the exons ATGGCATCCCTACCACTAAAGAAGAGCTACGGATGCGAACCTGTCTTACAACAGTTCTATGGCGGTGGGCCGTTGGTGGTTTCATCGGACGGCTCATTCATCGCGTGTGCGTGCGGCGAGTCTATCAACATTGTGGACTTATCAAATGCCTCCATAAAGTCAACAATTGAAGGCGGGTCGGATACAATCACGGCCTTGGCCCTTAGTCCCGACGATAAGCTGCTCTTCTCTTCTGGTCACAGTCGGGAAATTAGGGTTTGGGATTTATCAACACTAAAATGTTTGCGCTCCTGGAAG GGCCATGACGGTCCTGCAATTGGAATGGCATGTCACCCATCCGGTGGATTGCTTGCTACTGCAGGAGCTGATAGGAAAGTTCTTGTTTGGGATGTCGATGGTGGCTTTTGCACTCATTACTTCAAAGGTCATAAGGGAGTTGTCAGTAGTATCTTGTTTCATCCTGACACGGATAAATCTCTT CTTTTCTCTGGTAGTGATGATGCAACTGTGCGAGTTTGGGATCTTTTAGCCAAGAAATGTGTTGCAACTTTGGATAAGCATTTCTCAAGAGTTACTTCTATGGCTATAACTAGTGATGGATCGGCATTGCTCAGTGCTGGAAGAGATAAG GTTGTAAACTTGTGGGACCTTCGTGACTACAGTTGCAAGTTGACTGTGCCAACATATGAGATGGTTGAAGCTGTGTGTGCCATTCCTCCTGGGAGTGCTTTTGATTCATTTCTAAGTTCATACAATCAGCAGactataaagaaaaaatgcaGGTCACTAGAAATTCATTTCATCACTGTCGGTGAACGAGGGATCGTGCGCATGTGGAATGCAGATAG TGCATGCCTATATGAACAAAAGTCCTCAGATGTTACCATTAGCTCTGAGATGGATGACTCAAAAAGGGGCTTTACTGCAGCTACCGTGCTTCCTTCAAATCAAGGACTGCTTTGTGTGACTGCTGATCAGCAGCTTCTTTTATATACCACAGTTGAAGttcctgaaaaaaaaatggagttgATTCTGAGCAAAAGGCTTGTAGGGTATAATGAGGAGATACtggatttgaaatttttgggGGAGGAAGAGCAGTATCTTGCTGTTGCTACTAATATTGAACAG GTTCAAGTGTATGATCTTTCATCCATGTCATGTTCCTATGTATTGGCAGGCCATAGTGAAATTGTTTTGTGCCTTGACACTTGTGCATTGAGTTCTGGAAAAATCCTCATTGTAACGGGAAGTAAGGACAATAGT GTAAGGTTGTGGGATTCAGAAAGCAGATGTTGTGTTGGAGTGGGCACAGGCCATATGGGAGCTGTTGGAGCAGTTGCTTTTTCAAAAAAGTTGCAAAATTTTCTTGTTAGTGGCAGTAG TGATCATACCATTAAGGTTTGGAGTTTCGATGGTCTCTCAGATGATGCGGAACAGCCGATGAACCTGAAAGCTAAAGCAGTAGTAGCTGCTCATGGTAAAGATATAAATTCTCTGGCTGTTGCACCAAATGATAGTTTGGTTTGCACTGGTTCTCAG GATCGCACTGCTTGTGTTTGGAGGCTTCCAGATCTGGTGTCTGTTGTTACTTTTCGAGGGCATAAAAGAGGGATTTGGTCTGTCGAGTTTTCACCAGTTGATCAAGTTGTTATAACAGCTTCTGGTGACAAAACGATTAAGATGTGGTCGATATCTGATGGTTCATGTTTAAAAACATTTGAAGGGCACACATCAAGTGTACTAAGAGCTTCTTTTCTGACTCGTGGGGCCCAAATTGTTTCTTGTG gTGCCGATGGTCTGGTGAAACTGTGGACAGTCAGAACTGGTGAATGTATTGCCACATATGATAAGCACGAGGACAAG ATTTGGGCCTTGGCTGTCGGGAAGAAGACAGAAATGTTTGCAACTGGTGGCAGTGATGCTCTTGTTAATCTGTGGCATGATTCAACTGCTGCTGAGAGAGAGGAAGCTTTCCGAAAAGAG GAAGAAGCGGTTTTGAGAGGTCAGGAATTAGAAAATGCTGTGTTGGATGCTGACTACACTAAAGCAATCCAAGTAGCATTTGAACTTCGCAGGCCTCATAAACTTTTTGAGTTATTTGCCAGTGTGTGCAG GAAGAGAGAAGCAGAACTTCAGATAGAGAAAGCCCTTCATGCACTGGGCAAGGAAGAGATTCGTCAACTTCTTGAGTATGTTCGAGAATGGAATACAAAGCCAAAGTTGTGTCATGTTGCGCAATTTGTGCTATTCCAGCTTTTCAACATCCATCCTCCTACAGAGATTATTGAG ATAAAAGGCATTTCCGATGTTCTAGAAGGCCTCATTCCATACACTCAACGGCATTTCAGCAGGATTGATAGACTTGTAAGGAGTACATTTTTGTTGGACTATACTTTAACAGGAATGTCAGTTATCGAACCAGATACTGAAGCAAGAGAGGTGAAGGCCGAATCGTTGGTAGACTCTAACGTCCACCAGGATGCTAATGATGTGGTTATAACAGAAAATGTCGCGAAGGAGCAAATAGAGTCAGAAGGAAAGACTGCTTCAAAGAAACGAAAATCACACAAATCAAGAGAGAGCTCTCATAAGAAAGAAAGGAGAGCTGATCAGACAAATGCAGCGGCTATATCATTGCAGGCATAA
- the LOC102617966 gene encoding protein TORMOZ EMBRYO DEFECTIVE isoform X2: MFALLEGADRKVLVWDVDGGFCTHYFKGHKGVVSSILFHPDTDKSLLFSGSDDATVRVWDLLAKKCVATLDKHFSRVTSMAITSDGSALLSAGRDKVVNLWDLRDYSCKLTVPTYEMVEAVCAIPPGSAFDSFLSSYNQQTIKKKCRSLEIHFITVGERGIVRMWNADSACLYEQKSSDVTISSEMDDSKRGFTAATVLPSNQGLLCVTADQQLLLYTTVEVPEKKMELILSKRLVGYNEEILDLKFLGEEEQYLAVATNIEQVQVYDLSSMSCSYVLAGHSEIVLCLDTCALSSGKILIVTGSKDNSVRLWDSESRCCVGVGTGHMGAVGAVAFSKKLQNFLVSGSSDHTIKVWSFDGLSDDAEQPMNLKAKAVVAAHGKDINSLAVAPNDSLVCTGSQDRTACVWRLPDLVSVVTFRGHKRGIWSVEFSPVDQVVITASGDKTIKMWSISDGSCLKTFEGHTSSVLRASFLTRGAQIVSCGADGLVKLWTVRTGECIATYDKHEDKIWALAVGKKTEMFATGGSDALVNLWHDSTAAEREEAFRKEEEAVLRGQELENAVLDADYTKAIQVAFELRRPHKLFELFASVCRKREAELQIEKALHALGKEEIRQLLEYVREWNTKPKLCHVAQFVLFQLFNIHPPTEIIEIKGISDVLEGLIPYTQRHFSRIDRLVRSTFLLDYTLTGMSVIEPDTEAREVKAESLVDSNVHQDANDVVITENVAKEQIESEGKTASKKRKSHKSRESSHKKERRADQTNAAAISLQA, encoded by the exons ATGTTTGCGCTCCTGGAAG GAGCTGATAGGAAAGTTCTTGTTTGGGATGTCGATGGTGGCTTTTGCACTCATTACTTCAAAGGTCATAAGGGAGTTGTCAGTAGTATCTTGTTTCATCCTGACACGGATAAATCTCTT CTTTTCTCTGGTAGTGATGATGCAACTGTGCGAGTTTGGGATCTTTTAGCCAAGAAATGTGTTGCAACTTTGGATAAGCATTTCTCAAGAGTTACTTCTATGGCTATAACTAGTGATGGATCGGCATTGCTCAGTGCTGGAAGAGATAAG GTTGTAAACTTGTGGGACCTTCGTGACTACAGTTGCAAGTTGACTGTGCCAACATATGAGATGGTTGAAGCTGTGTGTGCCATTCCTCCTGGGAGTGCTTTTGATTCATTTCTAAGTTCATACAATCAGCAGactataaagaaaaaatgcaGGTCACTAGAAATTCATTTCATCACTGTCGGTGAACGAGGGATCGTGCGCATGTGGAATGCAGATAG TGCATGCCTATATGAACAAAAGTCCTCAGATGTTACCATTAGCTCTGAGATGGATGACTCAAAAAGGGGCTTTACTGCAGCTACCGTGCTTCCTTCAAATCAAGGACTGCTTTGTGTGACTGCTGATCAGCAGCTTCTTTTATATACCACAGTTGAAGttcctgaaaaaaaaatggagttgATTCTGAGCAAAAGGCTTGTAGGGTATAATGAGGAGATACtggatttgaaatttttgggGGAGGAAGAGCAGTATCTTGCTGTTGCTACTAATATTGAACAG GTTCAAGTGTATGATCTTTCATCCATGTCATGTTCCTATGTATTGGCAGGCCATAGTGAAATTGTTTTGTGCCTTGACACTTGTGCATTGAGTTCTGGAAAAATCCTCATTGTAACGGGAAGTAAGGACAATAGT GTAAGGTTGTGGGATTCAGAAAGCAGATGTTGTGTTGGAGTGGGCACAGGCCATATGGGAGCTGTTGGAGCAGTTGCTTTTTCAAAAAAGTTGCAAAATTTTCTTGTTAGTGGCAGTAG TGATCATACCATTAAGGTTTGGAGTTTCGATGGTCTCTCAGATGATGCGGAACAGCCGATGAACCTGAAAGCTAAAGCAGTAGTAGCTGCTCATGGTAAAGATATAAATTCTCTGGCTGTTGCACCAAATGATAGTTTGGTTTGCACTGGTTCTCAG GATCGCACTGCTTGTGTTTGGAGGCTTCCAGATCTGGTGTCTGTTGTTACTTTTCGAGGGCATAAAAGAGGGATTTGGTCTGTCGAGTTTTCACCAGTTGATCAAGTTGTTATAACAGCTTCTGGTGACAAAACGATTAAGATGTGGTCGATATCTGATGGTTCATGTTTAAAAACATTTGAAGGGCACACATCAAGTGTACTAAGAGCTTCTTTTCTGACTCGTGGGGCCCAAATTGTTTCTTGTG gTGCCGATGGTCTGGTGAAACTGTGGACAGTCAGAACTGGTGAATGTATTGCCACATATGATAAGCACGAGGACAAG ATTTGGGCCTTGGCTGTCGGGAAGAAGACAGAAATGTTTGCAACTGGTGGCAGTGATGCTCTTGTTAATCTGTGGCATGATTCAACTGCTGCTGAGAGAGAGGAAGCTTTCCGAAAAGAG GAAGAAGCGGTTTTGAGAGGTCAGGAATTAGAAAATGCTGTGTTGGATGCTGACTACACTAAAGCAATCCAAGTAGCATTTGAACTTCGCAGGCCTCATAAACTTTTTGAGTTATTTGCCAGTGTGTGCAG GAAGAGAGAAGCAGAACTTCAGATAGAGAAAGCCCTTCATGCACTGGGCAAGGAAGAGATTCGTCAACTTCTTGAGTATGTTCGAGAATGGAATACAAAGCCAAAGTTGTGTCATGTTGCGCAATTTGTGCTATTCCAGCTTTTCAACATCCATCCTCCTACAGAGATTATTGAG ATAAAAGGCATTTCCGATGTTCTAGAAGGCCTCATTCCATACACTCAACGGCATTTCAGCAGGATTGATAGACTTGTAAGGAGTACATTTTTGTTGGACTATACTTTAACAGGAATGTCAGTTATCGAACCAGATACTGAAGCAAGAGAGGTGAAGGCCGAATCGTTGGTAGACTCTAACGTCCACCAGGATGCTAATGATGTGGTTATAACAGAAAATGTCGCGAAGGAGCAAATAGAGTCAGAAGGAAAGACTGCTTCAAAGAAACGAAAATCACACAAATCAAGAGAGAGCTCTCATAAGAAAGAAAGGAGAGCTGATCAGACAAATGCAGCGGCTATATCATTGCAGGCATAA
- the LOC102618432 gene encoding bark storage protein A-like yields the protein MIMGLNQRRRWVLDVKSVVMLGLGLLFAMAQHTVQLRSNHPMHGIVDRVNEIGGPYIGLVMAYPPEELALITSRLFVHNSRIPFIDLAGRRFNVGKIKNVDVIYVMTGEQTVNSGITVQILLDAFDIRGVVHYGTAGSSNNSLSFGDVSVMKYVAFTGSWKWKAFKSETGQLPELDFGAFNFPVRGKNLLAKVEFTPSQLYSAGKPMEELFWLPVDSEWFDIATQLQDLELRRCLNDTYCLPERPKVIVGLRGSTADIFLDNAAYREFLFKQFNVSTVDEESAAIVMACLSNAVPSIVFRGVSDLGGGSDRLLSISRISLASINALRVAAEFIALIDKNNLVHDQ from the exons aTGATAATGGGATTAAATCAACGGCGGAGATGGGTTCTGGATGTGAAGTCAGTGGTGATGTTGGGACTGGGACTATTGTTCGCCATGGCACAACACACGGTGCAGCTGAGGAGTAATCACCCAATGCATGGGATTGTTGATAGAGTCAACGAAATTGGAGGGCCTTATATTGGACTTGTCATGGCTTATCCTCCTGAAGAATTGGCTCTCATCACTTCCCGTTTATTTGTTCACAACTCACGGATCCCCTTCATTGACTTGGCTG GAAGAAGATTCAACGTGGGGAAGATTAAGAACGTTGATGTAATCTATGTAATGACTGGGGAGCAAACG GTAAATTCAGGCATAACAGTACAAATTCTACTTGATGCATTTGATATTCGAGGGGTAGTCCATTATGGCACAGCTGGAAGCAGTAATAATTCTTTGTCCTTTGGTGATGTTAGTGTGATGAAGTATGTAGCTTTTACGGGTTCTTGGAAATGGAAG GCATTCAAGTCGGAGACAGGTCAATTACCAGAACTAGATTTTGGAGCCTTTAATTTTCCTGTAAGAGGGAAGAATTTGCTGGCAAAGGTGGAGTTCACACCAAGCCAGTTATATTCTGCTGGTAAACCAATGGAAGAGTTGTTCTGGCTCCCCGTCGATTCAGAGTGGTTTGATATTGCCACTCAACTTCAG GATTTAGAGTTAAGACGATGTTTGAATGACACATACTGCCTACCAGAGAGACCAAAAGTCATTGTTGGATTAAGGGGTTCCACCGCAGATATATTCCTCGATAATGCAGCATATAGGgaatttcttttcaaacaaTTTAATGTCTCGACTGTTGATGAAGAGAGTGCTGCCATTGTGATG GCGTGTCTGTCAAATGCAGTGCCCTCTATTGTCTTCCGAGGAGTTTCTGATTTAGGAGGTGGCAGTGACAGACTGTTGTCAATCAGCCGTATTTCGTTAGCTTCTATCAATGCTTTGAGGGTTGCAGCTGAGTTTATTGCGCTAATTGATAAGAATAACTTAGTCCATGATCAGTAA
- the LOC102612363 gene encoding lysine-specific demethylase JMJ13-like, with protein MARPRTARNRSPVSKQESYKFKFSDVDWTHKISDCPAYYPTLQEFDDPFIYLQKIAPEASQFGICKIISPVKASVSAADVLKKEIKGFEFGTYRQPLRLPKWNANDTGVFFSGERKHTYDTFESEAIKMLKRQSPRLGDLPPSYVEKKFWLEMTHGRKGTVEYGVNIEGSAFSSDPNDQLGKCKWHLKTLRGLPQSIFRFLEHIIPGITDPMLYIGMLFSMFAWHVEDHYLHSINYHHSGAPKTWYGVPGHHALQFEKVARNQVYSRDILSAAGEDGAFEVIAEKTTIFPPKILLDNGVSVYKAVQKPGEFVITFPRVYHAGFSNGFNCGEAVNFAIRDWFPFGEEAGKRYARLHKMVILPYQELLFKEVSEHEGTDIPSSVKATVLHQIRSLNNALFCLNNLKMPFDYLQNSQGSFVCDLCKRDCYLAFTECKSCQRYTCLFHGMSNAYIFSFPEILVSSVAC; from the exons atgGCACGTCCAAGAACCGCGCGTAACAGGAGTCCAGTTTCCAAACAAGAGTcatataagtttaaattttctGATGTAGATTGGACacataaaatttcagattgtcctgcatattatccaacattGCAAGAGTTTGATGATCCTTTCATTTATCTGCAAAAGATTGCCCCTGAAGCATCCCAATTCG GCATTTGCAAAATTATATCTCCTGTGAAGGCTTCTGTTTCTGCTGCTGATGTACTAAAAAAGGAGATAAAGGGTTTTGAATTTGGGACTTATAGACAGCCTCTTAGGCTTCCTAAATGGAATGCAAATGATACGGGTGTCTTCTTTTCGGGGGAAAG AAAACATACCTATGATACCTTTGAGAGTGAGGCAATTAAGATGCTCAAGCGCCAATCTCCTCGTCTTGGGGATCTTCCTCCTTCGTATGtggaaaagaaattttggCTTGAAATGACTCATGGAAGGAAAGGCACGGTTGAGTATGGAGTCAATATCGAAGGCAGTGCCTTTTCATCAGATCCTAATGATCAGCTCGGAAAATGCAAATGGCATTTGAAG ACTCTACGGGGGCTGCCACAATCTATCTTTCGCTTTCTTGAACATATAATCCCA GGAATTACTGATCCCATGCTTTACATCGGTATGCTATTCAGTATGTTTGCTTGGCATGTGGAAGATCACTACTTGCACAG caTCAATTATCATCACTCTGGTGCTCCCAAAACCTGGTATGGCGTTCCTGGACATCATGCTCTTCAGTTTGAGAAGGTAGCCCGCAATCAAGTGTACTCTCGAGACATCTTATCAGCAGCTGGAGAGGATGGAGCTTTCGAAGTGATTGCAGagaaaacaacaatttttccTCCTAAGATTTTGCTGGACAATGGTGTATCCGTTTACAAGGCTGTGCAGAAGCCAGGGGAGTTTGTCATCACCTTTCCTAGAGTATATCATGCTGGATTTAGTAATG GTTTTAACTGTGGTGAGGCTGTGAACTTTGCAATCAGAGATTGGTTTCCCTTTGGAGAAGAGGCTGGCAAGCGTTATGCACGTCTCCACAAGATGGTGATCCTTCCTTATCAAGAACTTCTTTTTAAAGAAGTATCAGAACATGAAGGCACAGATATCCCATCATCGGTTAAGGCTACAGTTTTACACCAAATAAGATCTTTGAACAATGCTCTATTTTGCTTAAACAATCTGAAAATGCCATTtgattatttacaaaattcacaAGGATCCTTTGTCTGTGATCTCTGCAAACGCGACTGTTACTTGGCCTTTACTGAGTGCAAGTCATGCCAACGTTACACGTGCCTTTTTCATGGTATGAGCAATGCATACATTTTTAGTTTTCCCGAAATTCTAGTCAGCTCAGTAGCTTGTTGA
- the LOC102631353 gene encoding uncharacterized protein LOC102631353 has product MGVKDGGIPIQLGGPSENIAELQDIFQSTVKGINIKTLEDIIKQEDKTSWIFKVAFTLFALATLLCPTSGYISHLFLHPCNDVLNVKSLNWASFCYKWLAKSIGKYKNRETTYVGGCLLFLQIFYLHNVAYNCIQPYGTKTPVTFWKESMVKRFMKWLRSQGGIGSNKIQMRTTNTGEASRSKVVRHLNFEEIIQKQILSIRVLTFKVDYLSDAISDQTKMLKELLHQRQIMDRVAPYVHHPITDNIKTPSHEFVSAQENNVGDENNNYIKY; this is encoded by the exons ATGGGTGTAAAAGATGGAGGTATACCAATACAATTGGGTGGACCAAGTGAAAATATTGCTGAATTACaagatatttttcaatcaacaGTCAAAGGGATCAACATCAAGACGCTTGAGGATATTATAAAGCAAGAAGATAAAACCAGCTGGATTTTCAAG GTTGCGTTTACTTTGTTTGCACTAGCCACGTTGTTATGCCCAACAAGTGGTTATATATCACATTTGTTCTTGCATCCGTGCAACGATGTTCTCAATGTTAAATCACTTAATTGGGCTTCGTTTTGTTATAAATGGTTGGCAAAATCCATTGGCAAATATAAGAATCGTGAAACTACATATGTTGGGGGATGTCTTCTTTTCCTACAG ATTTTTTACCTCCATAATGTTGCATACAACTGCATTCAGCCTTATGGGACCAAAACTCCTGTGACATTCTGGAAAGAATCAATGGTGAAGAGGTTCATGAAGTGGTTGAGATCTCAGGGAGGGATTGGAAGTAAtaag ATTCAGATGCGTACCACTAATACCGGTGAAGCTTCTCGATCAAAAGTTGTTAGACATctcaattttgaagaaataattCAGAAACAAATACTTTCAATCAGGGTACTGACATTTAAGGTTGATTATCTATCTGATGCGATATCTGACCAAACTAAAATGCTAAAAGAATTGCTACATCAAAGGCAAATTATGGACCGAGTTGCCCCTTATGTCCATCATCCTATCACAGATAACATTAAAACTCCTTCCCACGAGTTTGTGTCTGCGCAAGAAAATAATGTTGGGGATGA GAACAACAATTATATCAAATATTGA
- the LOC127901404 gene encoding uncharacterized protein LOC127901404, whose protein sequence is MAMDCEKTDALPSKKMEMSKGKQELILKDSKEGLVMIQSTAKGMHIQTSKEKNVNLKSTQPRFLAVPFSVPTPFTEDEKKLILYLFDDKLAEMDVVVRTEYSSITRSSMRSLLPRAWIDGDIITMYAEYKTIEEAQKDITSPRCWFLPSYYSQVVLGDSGDLNPYRRASRFQERYMPQLETCEKA, encoded by the exons ATGGCTATGGATTGTGAAAAAACAGATGCATTACCctcaaagaaaatggaaatgtCCAAGGGAAAACAAGAACTGATTCTTAAGGATTCTAAG gAGGGTCTTGTGATGATACAATCAACTGCAAAGGGAATGCATATTCAAActtctaaagaaaagaatgtCAATCTCAAGTCTACCCAACCCCGATTTTTGGCTGTTCCATTTTCAGTTCCCACTCCATTTACCGAGGATGAAAAAAAGCTTATTCTTTACCTTTTTGACGACAAGTTGGCTGAAAT GGATGTTGTCGTTCGTACAGAATACAGCAGCATAACACGGAGCAGTATGCGTTCCCTCCTGCCGAGAGCATGGATTGATGGTGAT attatTACTATGTACGCAGAGTACAAGACTATTGAAGAGGCCCAAAAGGATATCACCTCTCCTCGATGTTGGTTCTTACCGTCATATTATTCC caaGTTGTATTGGGTGACTCGGGTGATCTAAACCCCTATCGTCGAGCTTCTAGGTTCCAAGAGCGCTACATGCCCCAGTTGGAAACTTGTGAAAAGGCTTAG